A window of the Mucilaginibacter sp. cycad4 genome harbors these coding sequences:
- a CDS encoding histidine phosphatase family protein: MIKKILLLFLIVGWASLAAFAQGKNLKLVFIRHAEKPDVGDNLSCAGFNRALKLPEVLKAKFGLPDHIYVPAMHQGKSTPRARMFQTISPFAVKYNLSINSNFEEEDDNGVAKELTSKKGTILIVWEHNEIKPVLKALGLKVKDLQWPDNDFDSIWIVTFKKGKPSLMMDKEGITPAAGCSF, encoded by the coding sequence ATGATAAAAAAAATTCTTTTACTTTTTTTGATAGTCGGTTGGGCAAGCCTGGCCGCCTTTGCGCAGGGTAAAAACCTGAAACTGGTATTTATCCGCCATGCCGAAAAGCCGGATGTTGGGGATAACCTTTCATGTGCCGGTTTTAACCGTGCGCTTAAACTTCCCGAGGTTTTAAAGGCTAAATTTGGCCTGCCCGATCATATTTATGTGCCGGCCATGCACCAGGGTAAATCCACCCCAAGGGCACGCATGTTCCAAACCATCTCGCCGTTTGCTGTAAAATATAATCTCTCTATCAACAGTAATTTTGAAGAAGAGGATGATAACGGCGTGGCTAAAGAGCTTACCTCAAAAAAAGGCACCATCCTTATAGTATGGGAACACAACGAGATTAAGCCTGTACTGAAAGCCCTCGGCCTTAAAGTTAAAGACCTGCAATGGCCGGATAATGATTTCGACAGTATTTGGATAGTGACCTTCAAAAAAGGAAAGCCATCATTAATGATGGATAAAGAAGGGATTACACCGGCCGCGGGATGTAGTTTTTAA
- a CDS encoding TlpA disulfide reductase family protein has translation MNLTSIKKIALTAIASAPALAFAQDAQYTVQGKIGVYNAPAKVYVQYRKDGKTVVDSAVLNGGNFKFTGKTSTTTPVSGYILFNPKGTGLHSSEDYRSIYLEPGTIEVTATDKIADAKIAGTKTNNDNEKYNQAEKPINDAYEALAAKRKTATPEQLAELNAEEKKIDDRDAQVNKKFIQENPDSYVSLNALESYAYSADYVDIAPLFSNFSPAIKATEAGKKFADRLPKLKAVALGAIAPEFAEADTAGKMVSLSSFRGKYVLIDFWASWCGPCRRENPNVVKAYNTYKGKNFTILGVSLDRPNAKDKWLAAIHKDGLTWNHVSDLKFWDSKAADLYAVRGIPQNFLLDPNGKIIGKNLRGEDLENKLAEIFGKI, from the coding sequence ATGAACTTGACCTCAATTAAAAAAATAGCTTTAACAGCAATTGCAAGCGCCCCTGCTTTAGCTTTTGCCCAGGATGCCCAATATACTGTGCAAGGTAAAATTGGCGTCTATAACGCACCGGCGAAAGTCTATGTGCAATATCGTAAAGATGGAAAAACGGTTGTTGACTCGGCAGTATTAAACGGAGGGAACTTCAAATTTACCGGTAAAACAAGCACAACAACACCTGTAAGCGGTTATATTTTGTTTAACCCCAAAGGTACCGGCCTGCATAGCTCAGAAGATTACCGTTCCATTTACCTGGAACCGGGTACCATCGAGGTAACCGCAACTGATAAAATTGCTGATGCAAAAATAGCAGGCACCAAAACCAATAACGACAACGAAAAATATAACCAGGCCGAAAAACCGATCAACGACGCATACGAAGCGCTTGCTGCAAAACGTAAAACCGCTACCCCAGAGCAACTGGCCGAATTAAACGCCGAAGAAAAAAAGATAGACGATCGGGATGCACAGGTAAATAAAAAGTTTATCCAGGAAAACCCCGATTCATATGTAAGCCTTAACGCGCTTGAATCATATGCTTACAGTGCCGATTACGTAGATATTGCCCCATTGTTCAGCAACTTTAGCCCTGCTATTAAAGCAACCGAAGCAGGCAAGAAATTTGCCGACCGCCTGCCGAAATTAAAAGCCGTGGCATTAGGTGCTATAGCACCCGAATTTGCCGAAGCTGATACTGCCGGTAAAATGGTGAGCCTGTCATCATTCCGCGGTAAATATGTACTGATAGATTTCTGGGCATCATGGTGCGGCCCTTGCCGCCGTGAAAACCCTAATGTGGTAAAAGCATACAATACTTACAAAGGCAAAAACTTTACTATTCTTGGTGTATCGTTAGACAGGCCAAATGCTAAAGATAAATGGCTGGCAGCTATCCACAAAGATGGCCTTACCTGGAACCATGTATCCGATCTTAAATTCTGGGACAGCAAAGCTGCCGATCTGTATGCCGTACGCGGCATCCCCCAAAACTTTTTATTAGATCCTAACGGCAAGATCATAGGTAAAAACCTACGGGGTGAAGACCTGGAGAACAAGCTTGCGGAGATTTTTGGAAAGATTTAA
- a CDS encoding TonB-dependent receptor domain-containing protein, with protein sequence MLKRFTLITSILAVAITANAQNKIRSKKDTTELKPVIIKGYLSDQPVISVPASVSVLNAAQLRIQPDNSFVNALNTVPGVRTEERSPGSYRLSIRGSLLRSPFGVRDVKIYFDDIPLTDAGGNSYLNAIDIAGIQKVEILKGPDGSLFGANSGGVVILSPLNRYNDSTYISAGINGGSYGLFHEKAAVQLKTTNYLLNINQSFQTYHGYRQNSDTHRNYLQLADSWNYSGKNTLKALGIYSDLAYQTPGGLNLAQYTANPRLARQPTPTLPGAIQQRIGITTKMYLGGLTNEYHFNNHIRNVLAVFGNHVDFANPFITNYEQRSENTYGFRTYFELTGDKKPNLDWKIDLGFEWQQTNSHIANYGNKKGVKDTIQTIDDIHTNQHFVFARYAADVYKRLHIEAAVSLNDYGYDFKNLYPLNQNNFTNRNFSAQLMPRLALSYQISNDFVWRATISRGYSTPTTAEVRPTDNVVNTSLQAQYGWNYETGFRLRNHDESLMLDLSVFYYRITNAIVRRVNTDETEHYINAGGTNQPGTEISFYYWIIKQNRSSFIRGLLFNESYTFNQFKFRSYANATSNYSGNSLTGVPDFVYVTSLQIRFPQYLSLFIQHNYTSSIPLNDAGSVRAGHYNLLQSRISYQPAIGHKTHFEIFAAADNLLNQKYSLGNDLNAVGNRYYNAAPLRNYSVGMNFIY encoded by the coding sequence ATGCTAAAACGCTTTACTCTTATAACTTCTATACTTGCTGTTGCTATTACAGCCAATGCTCAAAATAAAATACGCTCCAAAAAAGACACTACCGAGCTTAAACCCGTGATCATTAAAGGTTACTTGAGCGATCAGCCTGTAATAAGCGTACCGGCATCAGTAAGTGTGCTTAATGCGGCCCAGCTCAGGATTCAGCCCGATAATTCATTTGTAAACGCGTTAAATACAGTTCCAGGGGTACGTACCGAAGAACGTTCGCCGGGCAGCTATCGTTTATCTATAAGGGGTAGCTTGCTTCGTTCACCTTTTGGGGTAAGGGATGTAAAGATCTACTTTGACGATATCCCACTTACCGACGCCGGGGGCAACAGCTATTTAAATGCCATTGATATAGCGGGCATACAAAAGGTTGAAATATTAAAAGGTCCGGATGGTAGCTTATTTGGGGCCAACTCGGGTGGGGTGGTGATCCTTAGTCCGCTTAACCGGTATAACGACAGTACCTATATTTCAGCCGGCATAAATGGCGGCTCGTACGGGTTGTTTCATGAAAAAGCTGCGGTACAATTAAAAACCACCAATTACCTGCTCAACATTAACCAAAGCTTTCAAACCTATCACGGTTACAGGCAAAACAGCGATACGCATCGTAACTACCTGCAACTGGCCGATAGCTGGAACTACAGTGGTAAAAACACATTAAAAGCACTGGGGATTTATTCTGACCTGGCCTATCAAACACCGGGGGGCTTAAATTTGGCCCAGTATACAGCCAATCCGAGATTAGCCCGCCAGCCTACACCAACTTTGCCCGGGGCTATTCAGCAACGTATAGGTATCACCACCAAAATGTATTTAGGCGGCCTAACCAACGAATACCATTTCAATAATCACATCCGCAACGTACTGGCTGTTTTTGGGAACCATGTTGATTTCGCCAACCCTTTTATCACCAACTATGAGCAGCGGAGCGAAAACACTTATGGCTTCCGTACTTATTTTGAATTAACCGGCGATAAGAAACCCAATTTAGACTGGAAAATTGACCTCGGTTTTGAATGGCAGCAAACCAACTCACACATTGCCAACTATGGCAATAAGAAGGGGGTAAAAGATACCATCCAAACCATTGATGATATTCACACCAACCAGCATTTTGTATTTGCCCGTTATGCTGCTGATGTGTACAAACGCCTGCATATCGAAGCGGCGGTAAGCTTAAATGATTATGGTTATGATTTTAAAAACTTATATCCGCTTAATCAAAACAACTTTACTAACCGCAACTTCAGCGCACAACTGATGCCGAGGCTGGCTTTGTCATACCAGATAAGTAATGATTTTGTATGGAGGGCAACAATTAGCAGAGGGTACTCAACTCCCACAACTGCTGAAGTAAGGCCAACAGATAACGTTGTTAATACCAGCCTGCAAGCCCAATACGGTTGGAATTACGAAACGGGGTTTCGTTTGCGTAACCACGATGAAAGTTTGATGTTAGATCTGTCGGTCTTTTATTACCGTATCACTAATGCTATTGTACGACGCGTAAACACCGACGAAACAGAACATTATATTAACGCTGGGGGCACTAACCAACCCGGCACAGAAATATCCTTTTACTATTGGATAATAAAGCAAAACAGGAGCTCATTTATCCGGGGGCTGTTATTTAATGAATCATATACGTTCAATCAATTTAAATTCAGAAGCTATGCCAATGCTACCAGCAATTACAGTGGTAATAGCCTTACAGGTGTGCCAGATTTCGTTTACGTAACAAGTCTGCAAATTAGGTTTCCTCAATATTTGTCACTATTTATTCAACATAATTATACGTCGAGTATTCCGCTTAACGATGCCGGCTCTGTTCGCGCAGGGCATTATAATCTTTTACAATCAAGAATTAGTTATCAGCCAGCCATCGGCCATAAAACACATTTTGAAATATTTGCTGCCGCGGATAACTTGCTGAACCAAAAATATAGCCTGGGTAATGATTTGAATGCTGTGGGTAACAGGTATTATAATGCAGCACCGTTGAGGAATTATTCGGTTGGGATGAATTTTATATATTAG